A window from Pseudomonas sp. MRSN 12121 encodes these proteins:
- a CDS encoding CoA transferase subunit B produces MALTREQMAQRVARELQDGFYVNLGIGIPTLVANYIPDGMEVMLQSENGLLGMGAFPTEDEVDADMINAGKQTVTARIGASIFSSAESFAMIRGGHIDLTVLGAFEVDVQGNIASWMIPGKLVKGMGGAMDLVAGAENIIVTMTHASKDGESKLLPRCSLPLTGANCIKRVLTDLAYLEIENGAFILKERAPGVSVEEIVSKTAGKLIVPAHVPEMQFA; encoded by the coding sequence ATGGCTCTTACCCGCGAACAAATGGCTCAACGCGTCGCCCGCGAACTGCAGGACGGCTTCTACGTGAACCTCGGCATCGGCATTCCGACCCTGGTGGCCAACTACATCCCCGACGGCATGGAAGTGATGCTGCAATCGGAAAACGGCCTGCTCGGCATGGGCGCCTTCCCCACCGAAGACGAAGTCGACGCCGACATGATCAATGCCGGCAAGCAGACCGTCACCGCGCGCATCGGCGCCTCGATCTTCTCGTCCGCCGAATCCTTCGCGATGATCCGCGGCGGCCATATCGACCTCACCGTGCTCGGCGCCTTCGAGGTCGACGTGCAGGGCAACATCGCCTCCTGGATGATCCCCGGCAAGCTGGTCAAGGGCATGGGCGGCGCCATGGACCTGGTGGCCGGCGCGGAAAACATCATCGTCACCATGACCCACGCCTCGAAAGACGGCGAGTCGAAACTGCTGCCACGCTGCAGCCTGCCGCTGACCGGCGCCAACTGCATCAAGCGCGTGCTGACCGACCTGGCTTACCTGGAGATCGAGAACGGCGCGTTCATCCTCAAGGAGCGCGCACCGGGAGTGAGCGTCGAGGAAATCGTCAGCAAGACCGCCGGCAAGCTGATCGTGCCGGCCCACGTCCCTGAAATGCAGTTCGCCTGA
- a CDS encoding CoA transferase subunit A, with product MAGFDKRVASYEEALEGLKDGMTVISGGFGLCGIPENLIAEIKRRGTRDLTVVSNNCGVDGFGLGVLLEDRQISKVVASYVGENALFEKQLLSGEIEVVLTPQGTLAEKMRAGGAGIPAFFTATGVGTPVADGKETREFNGRAYLMEESITGDFAIVKGWKADHFGNVVYRHTAQNFNPLAATAGKITVVEVEEIVEPGELDPTQIHTPGIYVDRIICGTFEKRIEQRTVRK from the coding sequence ATGGCAGGTTTCGACAAGCGCGTAGCGTCCTACGAGGAAGCCCTCGAAGGCCTCAAGGACGGCATGACCGTGATTTCCGGCGGCTTCGGCCTGTGCGGCATCCCGGAGAACCTGATCGCCGAGATCAAGCGTCGCGGCACCCGCGACCTGACCGTGGTTTCCAACAACTGCGGCGTCGACGGTTTCGGCCTGGGCGTGCTGCTGGAAGACCGGCAGATCAGCAAGGTGGTCGCCTCTTACGTCGGTGAAAACGCCCTGTTCGAGAAGCAGCTGCTGAGCGGCGAAATCGAAGTGGTGCTGACCCCGCAAGGCACCCTGGCGGAAAAAATGCGCGCCGGCGGCGCCGGCATCCCGGCCTTCTTCACCGCCACCGGCGTCGGCACCCCGGTCGCCGACGGCAAGGAAACCCGTGAATTCAACGGCCGCGCCTACCTGATGGAAGAGTCCATCACTGGCGACTTCGCCATCGTCAAGGGCTGGAAGGCCGACCACTTCGGCAACGTGGTCTACCGCCACACCGCGCAGAACTTCAACCCGCTGGCGGCCACCGCCGGCAAGATCACCGTGGTCGAGGTCGAGGAGATCGTCGAGCCGGGCGAACTGGACCCGACGCAGATCCACACCCCCGGCATCTACGTCGACCGGATCATTTGCGGCACGTTCGAAAAACGTATCGAACAGCGCACCGTGCGCAAGTAA
- a CDS encoding LysR family transcriptional regulator: MTVKQIRAFLAVAQSLSFAVACERLHLSQSALSLTIKALEDGLGGRLFSRNTRNVALTPEGEALVPLARRLIADWDNAEDELRQRFTLQRGRVTLAAMPSFAGNLLPPILRTFRARYPQVNVTVNDVINEQVLEMVRDRQVELGVAFEPQQSASLHFTPLYIDRFVAVVPSDSPLAALADIGWQSLLEQPFITLQRPSTVRVMLEEHLRKRQMNLPVAFESHQLATVGRMVASGLGVSAVPALCAGQMRELGAHCITLRDPVVERAIGVLTKPGHELSSAAQALFDILRGAGLAERLAVAP, encoded by the coding sequence ATGACCGTCAAACAGATCCGTGCCTTCCTGGCCGTGGCCCAGAGCCTGAGTTTCGCCGTGGCCTGCGAGCGCCTGCACCTGTCGCAGTCGGCCCTGAGCCTGACCATCAAGGCCCTGGAGGATGGCCTGGGCGGGCGGCTGTTCAGCCGCAACACGCGCAACGTCGCCCTGACCCCGGAAGGCGAGGCCCTGGTGCCCCTGGCGCGGCGCCTGATCGCCGACTGGGACAACGCCGAGGACGAACTGCGCCAGCGCTTCACCCTGCAACGCGGGCGGGTGACCCTGGCGGCCATGCCGTCGTTCGCCGGCAACCTGCTGCCGCCGATCCTCAGGACTTTTCGCGCGCGCTACCCGCAGGTCAATGTCACGGTCAACGACGTGATCAACGAGCAGGTGCTGGAGATGGTCCGCGACCGCCAGGTGGAATTGGGCGTGGCCTTCGAGCCGCAGCAAAGCGCCTCGCTGCACTTCACCCCGCTGTACATCGACCGCTTCGTGGCCGTGGTGCCCAGCGACTCGCCCCTGGCGGCGCTGGCGGACATCGGCTGGCAGTCGCTGCTGGAGCAGCCCTTCATCACCCTGCAACGGCCGTCCACGGTGCGGGTGATGCTCGAAGAGCATCTGCGCAAACGGCAGATGAACCTGCCGGTGGCGTTCGAAAGCCATCAGTTGGCGACTGTGGGACGGATGGTCGCCAGCGGCCTGGGCGTGAGCGCGGTGCCGGCCCTGTGCGCCGGGCAGATGCGCGAGCTGGGCGCGCACTGCATCACCTTGCGCGACCCGGTGGTGGAACGTGCCATCGGCGTGCTGACCAAGCCCGGGCACGAACTGTCGAGCGCGGCCCAGGCGTTGTTCGATATTTTGCGCGGGGCCGGACTGGCCGAGCGCCTGGCGGTCGCTCCCTAG
- a CDS encoding NAD-dependent protein deacetylase, which translates to MTDTLDTPLEQLHRLLAERPFMVLTGAGISTPSGIPDYRDNDGVRRGKQPMMYQEFLADPSARRRYWARAMLGWPRIREARPNAAHAALAHLQARQQIAGLITQNVDTLHDQAGSQDVIELHGSLHRVTCLDCAQSSERQAIQRLLELHNPYMTGVDAVQAPDGDTLLDPAFEERFQVPRCPHCDGERLKPDVVFFGENVAPATAAKALRSVEQAAGLLVVGSSLMAYSAFRLCKAVVEQGKPLIAINVGKTRADDLLDLKIAASCEQLLPLLAERLGA; encoded by the coding sequence ATGACCGACACCCTGGACACCCCTCTGGAACAACTGCACCGACTGCTGGCCGAGCGCCCTTTCATGGTCCTCACCGGCGCCGGCATCAGCACCCCTTCGGGCATTCCCGACTACCGCGACAACGACGGCGTACGGCGCGGCAAGCAACCGATGATGTACCAGGAGTTCCTCGCCGACCCCAGCGCCCGGCGCCGCTACTGGGCCCGGGCGATGCTCGGCTGGCCGCGGATCCGCGAGGCCCGGCCCAACGCGGCCCATGCGGCCCTGGCGCATTTGCAGGCGCGGCAGCAGATCGCCGGGCTGATCACCCAGAACGTCGACACCCTGCACGACCAGGCCGGCAGCCAGGACGTGATCGAACTGCATGGCAGCCTGCACCGGGTGACCTGCCTGGATTGCGCGCAGTCCAGCGAGCGCCAGGCGATCCAGCGCCTGCTGGAGCTGCACAACCCTTATATGACCGGCGTCGACGCGGTGCAGGCCCCCGACGGCGATACCCTGCTAGACCCGGCGTTCGAGGAGCGTTTCCAGGTGCCGCGCTGCCCCCATTGCGACGGCGAGCGGCTGAAGCCGGACGTGGTGTTCTTCGGCGAGAACGTGGCCCCGGCCACTGCCGCCAAGGCCCTGCGCAGCGTGGAGCAGGCCGCCGGCCTGCTGGTGGTGGGATCGTCGCTGATGGCCTATTCGGCCTTCCGCCTATGCAAGGCCGTGGTCGAGCAAGGCAAGCCGCTGATCGCCATCAACGTCGGCAAGACCCGCGCCGACGATCTGCTGGACCTGAAGATCGCCGCCTCCTGCGAGCAGCTGTTGCCGCTGCTGGCCGAACGCCTGGGGGCCTAG
- a CDS encoding LTA synthase family protein yields the protein MTGRLSVKLIRRCLQHPLAPLCALFGLLLLVPMGARLALGWSNPLGYLSDLASASLLTVLLYRRPWWLALPVLLVWSLLTLVSAELVSAVGRMPNIADLHYLVDPQFVGNSTGGGLAHPWLGLALLLGLALWLGVQRRGRRAQLPALPRHSWAAPVVLLLVHGTVQYLKPSDADQWQLFNLPHQALATATGQAQIQVEDWLEGDVPELPVQMAGLTQLDLDGEPLLAGPGQARNVLLIALEGIPGAYIQPNREALHSHYRENLMPRLSAWAERGMNTPDYVLHSHQTIRGLYAMLCGDYDKLDNGTPKGIELLTQNQRNQACLPAQLRQHGFATHYLQGAGLRFMAKDKIMPHIGFDATHGLEWFSNANYLEFPWGKDDKAFFEGALDYVGQLKKQKKPWMLTLLTVGTHQPYSAPEAYLERFDTPKQAAVAYLDDAIGPFLDALERQGVLKDTLVIITSDESHGIDGVRLASSWGFNLMLAPEQAQLPKIKSGTYGHVDLSASVLDYFGFEPAASLSGRSLLRDYALGREIMSYTNGKLRYHDGQGTLTECDFQQRCRYYSSPGFIADSATFKGQYGGLRARQISARAEGLDRTLLQSPLNLHYQFGSPAIIPLQAQIKDDWADNLIGAQYLEMPKGSLTRVRFTVRSADPQQNAYILLKGKEREQDVALGLPDEMLVTPDQPLEMDFSFANPEPRKAFSFHLLGYGLGAVEVSDFSVITELPGQEETSEEPQDDNPQSS from the coding sequence ATGACAGGCAGGTTATCCGTGAAGTTGATCCGTCGTTGCCTACAACACCCTCTCGCCCCTCTCTGCGCCCTGTTCGGCCTGTTGTTGCTGGTGCCCATGGGCGCCCGCCTCGCCTTGGGCTGGTCCAACCCGCTGGGCTACCTGTCCGACCTGGCCAGCGCCAGCCTGCTCACCGTGCTGCTGTACCGCCGCCCCTGGTGGCTGGCCCTGCCGGTGCTGCTGGTCTGGAGCCTGTTGACCCTGGTCAGCGCCGAACTAGTGAGCGCCGTGGGGCGCATGCCGAACATCGCCGACCTGCATTACCTGGTGGACCCGCAATTCGTCGGCAACTCCACCGGGGGCGGCCTGGCGCACCCCTGGCTGGGCCTGGCGCTGCTGCTGGGGCTGGCGTTGTGGCTGGGCGTGCAGCGTCGCGGCCGCAGGGCACAACTGCCGGCCTTGCCGCGCCACAGCTGGGCGGCGCCGGTGGTGCTGTTGCTGGTGCACGGCACCGTGCAGTACCTGAAACCCAGCGACGCCGATCAATGGCAGCTGTTCAACCTGCCCCACCAGGCCCTGGCGACCGCCACGGGCCAGGCGCAGATCCAGGTGGAAGACTGGCTGGAAGGCGATGTGCCCGAGTTGCCGGTGCAGATGGCCGGGCTGACCCAGCTCGACCTCGACGGCGAGCCGCTGCTGGCCGGCCCGGGCCAGGCGCGCAACGTACTGCTGATTGCCCTGGAAGGCATTCCCGGCGCCTATATCCAGCCCAACCGCGAGGCCCTGCACAGCCACTACCGGGAAAACCTCATGCCCCGGCTCAGCGCCTGGGCCGAACGCGGCATGAACACCCCGGACTACGTGCTGCACAGCCACCAGACCATTCGCGGCCTGTACGCCATGCTCTGCGGTGACTACGACAAACTCGACAACGGCACGCCCAAGGGCATCGAGCTGCTGACCCAGAACCAGCGCAACCAGGCCTGCCTGCCCGCGCAATTGCGCCAGCACGGCTTCGCCACCCATTACCTGCAAGGCGCCGGCCTGCGCTTCATGGCCAAAGACAAGATCATGCCGCACATCGGCTTCGACGCGACCCACGGCCTGGAGTGGTTCAGCAACGCCAACTACCTGGAATTCCCCTGGGGCAAGGACGACAAGGCCTTCTTCGAAGGCGCGCTGGACTATGTCGGCCAGCTGAAAAAGCAGAAGAAGCCCTGGATGCTCACCCTGCTGACCGTCGGCACCCACCAGCCCTACTCCGCGCCCGAGGCCTACCTGGAACGCTTCGACACGCCCAAGCAGGCCGCCGTGGCCTACCTGGACGACGCCATCGGCCCGTTCCTGGACGCGCTGGAACGCCAGGGCGTGCTGAAAGACACCCTGGTGATCATCACCTCCGACGAATCCCACGGCATCGACGGCGTGCGCCTGGCCTCGTCCTGGGGCTTCAACCTGATGCTCGCCCCGGAGCAGGCGCAACTGCCGAAAATCAAATCCGGCACCTACGGCCATGTCGACCTGAGCGCCTCGGTGCTCGACTACTTCGGCTTCGAGCCCGCGGCCAGCCTCAGCGGCCGTTCGCTGCTGCGCGACTACGCGCTGGGCCGGGAAATCATGTCCTACACCAACGGCAAGCTGCGTTATCACGATGGCCAGGGCACCCTGACCGAGTGCGATTTCCAACAGCGCTGCCGCTACTACTCGAGCCCCGGCTTCATCGCCGACAGCGCCACCTTCAAGGGCCAGTACGGCGGCCTGCGCGCGCGCCAGATCAGCGCCCGGGCCGAGGGCCTGGACCGCACCCTGCTGCAATCGCCGCTGAACCTGCACTACCAGTTCGGCAGCCCGGCGATCATCCCGCTGCAAGCGCAGATCAAGGATGACTGGGCCGACAACCTGATCGGCGCGCAATACCTGGAAATGCCCAAGGGCTCGCTGACCCGCGTGCGCTTCACCGTGCGCTCCGCCGACCCGCAACAGAACGCCTATATCCTGCTCAAGGGCAAGGAACGCGAGCAGGATGTGGCCCTGGGCCTGCCGGACGAAATGCTGGTCACACCCGATCAGCCGCTGGAGATGGACTTCAGCTTCGCCAACCCGGAACCGCGCAAGGCCTTCTCCTTCCACCTGCTGGGCTACGGCCTGGGCGCGGTGGAAGTCAGCGACTTCAGCGTGATCACCGAATTGCCGGGGCAGGAAGAAACCAGCGAAGAACCCCAGGACGACAACCCCCAGTCCTCCTGA
- a CDS encoding AbrB family transcriptional regulator, whose translation MPRPSRLSLSTWPVPLQWLALLILAGAAGQSLKHFEVPAGQFLGPMLVAIGFGVSGACLRVPRLAFRLGQGSVGMLAAHSMTFAVLASMAQSWQVMLFATLLTVCISALVGLALVRLGGLPPSTAAWGTAPGAASAMVAMADDFGADARVVATMQYVRVVCVVMIGALASHWIGVPAGGSAAHSTPITLQGFTLLNLGLTLGTLVLGVLLGSRVPAGALLVPLLIGGALQISGLLHITLPGWLLALAYGAIGCYVGLRFDRPTLRYVWSRLPAMIFGAVLLIALCALSAWLLAHWMDKDFLSVYLATSPGGLDSMTIIAVDTHADVGLVLAMQTLRLFAVIVSGAFFARLIIKWSS comes from the coding sequence TTGCCCCGTCCCTCGCGTTTGTCCCTGTCTACCTGGCCCGTACCCCTGCAATGGCTGGCCCTGCTGATTCTCGCCGGCGCCGCCGGGCAGTCGCTGAAACATTTCGAAGTACCCGCCGGGCAGTTTCTCGGGCCGATGCTGGTGGCCATCGGTTTCGGCGTCAGCGGCGCCTGCCTGCGCGTGCCGCGCCTGGCCTTCCGCCTGGGCCAGGGTTCGGTAGGCATGCTCGCCGCCCACTCCATGACCTTCGCGGTACTGGCGTCGATGGCGCAGTCCTGGCAGGTGATGCTGTTCGCCACCCTGCTCACCGTCTGCATCAGCGCCCTGGTCGGGCTGGCGCTGGTGCGCCTCGGCGGCCTGCCACCGAGCACCGCGGCCTGGGGCACCGCGCCAGGGGCGGCCTCGGCCATGGTGGCGATGGCCGACGATTTCGGTGCCGATGCGCGGGTCGTGGCCACCATGCAGTACGTGCGGGTGGTGTGCGTGGTGATGATCGGCGCCCTGGCCAGCCACTGGATCGGCGTCCCGGCCGGCGGCAGCGCGGCGCACAGCACCCCGATCACCCTGCAGGGCTTCACCCTGCTCAACCTCGGCCTGACCCTGGGCACCCTGGTGCTCGGCGTGCTGCTCGGCTCGCGGGTGCCGGCCGGCGCGCTGCTGGTGCCACTGCTGATCGGCGGCGCCCTGCAGATCTCCGGGCTGCTGCACATCACCCTGCCCGGCTGGCTGCTGGCCCTGGCCTACGGCGCCATCGGCTGCTACGTCGGCCTGCGCTTCGACCGGCCGACCCTGCGCTACGTATGGAGCCGGCTGCCGGCGATGATTTTCGGCGCGGTGCTGCTGATCGCCCTGTGCGCGCTGTCGGCCTGGCTGCTGGCCCACTGGATGGACAAGGACTTCCTCTCGGTCTACCTGGCCACCAGCCCCGGCGGCCTGGATTCCATGACCATCATCGCGGTGGACACCCACGCCGACGTCGGCCTGGTCCTGGCCATGCAGACCCTGCGGCTGTTCGCGGTGATCGTCAGCGGCGCCTTTTTCGCCCGGCTGATCATCAAATGGTCGAGCTGA
- a CDS encoding LysR family transcriptional regulator, whose product MDLRDLTYFETIAELGHLGRAAQKLNRSQPALTKSIQRLEESFGTKLFEREGRRIKLTAVGELLQQRARQLQQNIAETHREVRDFASGVLGNIRLGCAASMAEHLLPQMTATLLEHAPDITLNLVIGQDDLLRESLRSGRLDMVICPLSEGDPQLLHHVLFEDEAVVVASREHPLFDAPIRLRDLCDYRWVLPGTGVSARRWIDNVFQSHKLPLPSVQIETNTISLLPRLIARTGLLSFLARETLDDFKGSAHLREVPLAQTRMHRSIVVLVRAEGYLSPAAQFLLDLLKRDGRGFFTAG is encoded by the coding sequence ATGGACCTGCGCGACCTGACCTATTTCGAAACCATCGCCGAGCTGGGCCATCTCGGGCGCGCCGCGCAGAAGCTCAATCGCAGCCAGCCGGCGCTGACCAAAAGCATCCAGCGCCTGGAGGAATCCTTCGGCACCAAGCTGTTCGAGCGCGAGGGGCGGCGGATCAAGCTGACGGCGGTGGGCGAGCTGCTGCAACAGCGCGCCCGGCAGTTGCAGCAGAACATCGCCGAGACCCACCGCGAGGTGCGCGACTTCGCCAGCGGCGTGCTCGGCAATATCCGCCTGGGCTGTGCGGCGAGCATGGCCGAGCACCTGCTGCCGCAGATGACCGCGACCCTGCTCGAACATGCGCCCGACATCACCCTGAACCTGGTGATCGGCCAGGACGACCTGCTGCGCGAATCGCTGCGTTCCGGGCGCCTGGACATGGTGATCTGCCCGTTGTCCGAGGGCGATCCGCAACTGCTGCACCATGTCTTGTTCGAGGACGAGGCGGTGGTGGTGGCGAGCCGCGAGCACCCGCTGTTCGACGCGCCGATCCGCCTGCGCGACCTGTGCGACTACCGCTGGGTGTTGCCGGGTACCGGGGTTTCGGCCCGGCGCTGGATCGACAACGTGTTCCAGAGCCACAAGCTGCCCCTGCCTTCGGTGCAGATCGAGACCAACACCATTTCCCTGTTGCCACGGCTGATCGCCAGGACCGGACTGCTGAGTTTCCTGGCCCGGGAAACCCTGGACGACTTCAAGGGCAGCGCGCACCTGCGGGAAGTGCCGCTGGCGCAAACCCGCATGCATCGCAGCATCGTGGTCCTGGTCCGGGCCGAAGGCTACCTGTCGCCGGCGGCACAGTTCCTGCTGGATTTGCTCAAGCGTGATGGCCGGGGGTTCTTTACCGCCGGGTGA
- a CDS encoding CBS domain-containing protein — protein sequence MKSVAELLKLKAKHNQQVHTIAPHQMVLEALMLMAEKNVGALPVLENGKVVGVISERDYARKLVLHGRSSVGTPVSAIMSSPVITVDSHQSVETCMGIMTDSHLRHLPVVENGELLGLLSIGDLVKEAIAAQADLIRQLEQYIRGE from the coding sequence ATGAAGAGCGTCGCTGAATTACTGAAATTGAAGGCCAAGCACAACCAGCAAGTGCACACCATCGCACCGCACCAGATGGTGCTCGAGGCGCTGATGCTGATGGCCGAGAAGAACGTCGGCGCCCTGCCGGTGCTGGAAAACGGCAAGGTGGTCGGGGTCATCAGCGAGCGCGACTACGCGCGCAAACTGGTGCTGCACGGTCGCTCCTCGGTGGGCACGCCGGTCAGCGCGATCATGAGCTCGCCGGTGATTACCGTGGACTCGCACCAGAGCGTGGAAACCTGCATGGGCATCATGACCGACAGCCACCTGCGCCACCTGCCGGTGGTGGAGAACGGCGAATTGCTGGGCCTGCTGTCGATCGGCGACCTGGTCAAGGAAGCCATCGCCGCCCAGGCCGACCTGATCCGCCAGCTGGAACAGTACATCCGCGGCGAGTGA
- the solA gene encoding N-methyl-L-tryptophan oxidase yields the protein MQTAEFDVVVVGLGAMGAATLYQLAKRGLNVAGIDRFAPPHDQGSSHGDTRITRQAVGEGAAYVPLAIRAQQIWRELEAQVDEPLFEQCGVLVMTSSATPSGQDGTPDFTANTLALARQFGIEHEALDAAQIRRRFPQFAPIHDSALGCFEPGGGYVRPERCIDAQLTLARQLGATLFTGETVQAIASDRGQVRVTSQGRCITAAKAVVCAGMWSSQLLGAPFDELLRVCRQTLYWYRLAEPAIFPEHSPSFIVHGASDEQHCYGFPPIPGEGSMKIATEQYSQASTPDDLDRQVSAAQSAAMYHDLVRTHIAGVTPELVKSAVCAYTVTPDAHFIIDQHPRLANVTVVSACSGHGFKHSAAIGEALAQQLVDGRSEIDLSAFSLARFAP from the coding sequence GTGCAGACAGCCGAATTCGACGTCGTTGTAGTAGGCCTTGGCGCCATGGGCGCCGCCACCCTCTACCAACTGGCCAAGCGTGGCCTGAACGTGGCCGGCATCGACCGCTTTGCCCCGCCCCACGACCAGGGTTCGAGCCATGGCGACACCCGCATCACTCGCCAGGCGGTGGGCGAAGGTGCCGCCTATGTGCCGCTGGCGATTCGCGCCCAGCAGATCTGGCGTGAACTGGAAGCCCAGGTCGACGAACCGCTGTTCGAACAATGCGGCGTGCTGGTGATGACCTCCAGCGCCACCCCCAGCGGCCAGGACGGCACCCCGGACTTCACCGCGAACACCCTGGCCCTGGCCCGCCAGTTCGGTATCGAGCACGAGGCGCTGGACGCCGCGCAGATCCGCCGGCGCTTCCCGCAGTTCGCGCCGATCCACGACAGCGCCCTGGGGTGTTTCGAACCCGGTGGCGGTTATGTGCGGCCCGAGCGCTGCATCGACGCGCAATTGACCCTGGCCCGCCAGCTGGGCGCGACCCTGTTCACCGGCGAGACGGTGCAGGCTATCGCCAGCGATCGGGGCCAGGTGCGGGTCACCAGCCAGGGCCGCTGCATCACCGCCGCCAAGGCCGTGGTCTGCGCCGGCATGTGGTCCAGCCAGCTGCTGGGCGCGCCGTTCGACGAACTGCTGCGGGTGTGCCGGCAGACCTTGTATTGGTATCGGTTGGCGGAACCGGCGATCTTCCCCGAGCACTCGCCGAGCTTTATCGTCCATGGCGCCAGCGACGAACAGCACTGCTACGGCTTTCCGCCGATCCCCGGCGAAGGCAGCATGAAGATCGCCACCGAGCAATACAGCCAGGCCTCGACGCCGGACGACCTCGACCGCCAGGTCAGCGCGGCGCAGAGCGCAGCGATGTACCACGACCTGGTGCGCACCCATATCGCTGGCGTCACCCCGGAGCTGGTGAAGTCCGCCGTGTGCGCCTACACCGTGACCCCGGACGCGCATTTCATCATCGACCAGCACCCGCGCCTGGCCAATGTCACCGTGGTCAGCGCGTGCTCGGGTCACGGCTTCAAGCACTCCGCCGCAATCGGCGAAGCCCTGGCCCAGCAACTGGTGGACGGGCGCAGCGAGATCGACCTGAGCGCATTTTCCCTGGCGCGCTTCGCGCCCTGA
- a CDS encoding DUF2867 domain-containing protein: protein MRTAVQPCPLPQPSSIASLAAGASFIDCRQVLAHDPERTAMRHLLSLMSQTPAWIDRMMGLRNRVVQLFGLKDLGRLTRIDLARADEDYQPGDRVGIFTLVAQTPDEVLVVDRDRHLDVHVSLNRLPLTAEGLRPLVLSTVVHPHNRLGRLYMLPVAPFHRLIAPMTLANINRP from the coding sequence ATGCGGACCGCCGTCCAGCCTTGTCCATTACCCCAGCCGTCGAGCATTGCCAGCCTGGCCGCGGGAGCGAGTTTTATCGACTGTCGCCAGGTCCTGGCCCATGATCCCGAGCGCACCGCCATGCGCCATCTGCTGAGCCTCATGAGCCAGACCCCGGCCTGGATCGACCGGATGATGGGCCTGCGCAACCGCGTGGTGCAGCTGTTCGGCCTCAAGGATCTGGGCCGCCTGACCCGGATCGACCTGGCCCGGGCCGATGAGGATTACCAGCCCGGCGACCGAGTCGGCATCTTTACCCTGGTGGCCCAGACCCCGGACGAGGTGCTGGTGGTGGACCGCGACCGGCACCTGGACGTGCATGTTTCGCTCAACCGCCTGCCTCTGACCGCCGAGGGCCTGCGCCCGCTGGTGCTGTCCACCGTGGTGCATCCGCACAATCGCCTGGGGCGCCTGTACATGCTGCCGGTGGCACCGTTCCACCGGCTCATCGCGCCCATGACCCTGGCCAACATCAATCGCCCCTGA
- a CDS encoding polyamine ABC transporter substrate-binding protein, which yields MKMFGRTLLTLSLMGAMVTGAQANDKELRVYNWSDYIAPDTLKKFEAETGIHVTYDVFDSNETLEARLLTGKSGYDIVVPSNSFLAKQIKAGVYQELDKSRLPNWKNLNPVLLQNAAASDPGNAHAFPYMWGSIGIGYNPDKVKAVLGADAPTNSWDLLFKPENAEKLKACGISFLDSPTEMLPAALHYLGYPVTSKDKAQILEAQELFMKIRPSVTYFHSSKYISDLANGNICVAVGYSGDVLQARSRAEEAGNKEKVAFSIPKEGAGSFYDMMAMPKDATNVDNAYLFMNFLMRPDIIAEVTNSLGYSNANAAATPLVDEAIRNDPASYPPQAVLATLYAVPDQPIAIQRVMNRGWTRIKLGK from the coding sequence ATGAAAATGTTTGGCAGGACTCTGCTAACACTGTCCTTGATGGGCGCGATGGTGACCGGCGCTCAAGCCAACGACAAGGAGTTGCGGGTCTACAACTGGTCGGACTATATCGCCCCGGACACCCTGAAAAAGTTCGAGGCCGAGACTGGTATCCACGTCACCTACGACGTCTTCGACAGCAACGAAACCCTGGAAGCGCGCCTGCTCACCGGCAAGTCGGGCTACGACATCGTGGTGCCGTCCAACAGCTTCCTGGCCAAGCAGATCAAGGCCGGGGTCTACCAGGAACTGGACAAGTCGCGGCTGCCGAACTGGAAGAACCTCAACCCGGTGCTGTTGCAGAACGCCGCCGCCAGCGACCCGGGCAACGCCCACGCCTTCCCGTACATGTGGGGTTCGATCGGCATCGGCTACAACCCGGACAAGGTCAAGGCGGTGCTGGGTGCGGACGCGCCGACCAATTCCTGGGACCTGCTGTTCAAGCCGGAGAACGCCGAGAAGCTCAAGGCCTGCGGCATCAGCTTCCTCGACTCGCCGACCGAGATGCTCCCCGCCGCCCTGCACTACCTGGGCTACCCGGTGACCAGCAAGGACAAGGCGCAGATCCTCGAAGCCCAGGAACTGTTCATGAAGATTCGCCCTTCGGTGACCTACTTCCACTCCTCCAAGTACATCTCGGACCTGGCCAACGGCAATATCTGCGTGGCCGTGGGTTACTCGGGCGATGTGCTGCAGGCGCGCTCCCGCGCCGAGGAAGCGGGCAACAAGGAAAAGGTCGCGTTCAGCATTCCCAAGGAAGGCGCCGGCAGTTTCTACGACATGATGGCCATGCCCAAGGACGCCACCAACGTCGACAACGCCTACCTGTTCATGAACTTCCTGATGCGCCCGGACATCATCGCCGAGGTCACCAACAGCCTCGGCTACAGCAACGCCAACGCGGCCGCCACGCCGCTGGTGGACGAAGCCATCCGCAACGACCCGGCCTCGTACCCGCCGCAAGCGGTGCTCGCCACCCTGTACGCGGTGCCCGACCAGCCGATCGCCATCCAGCGCGTGATGAACCGCGGCTGGACCCGGATCAAGCTCGGCAAATGA